One window of the Shimwellia blattae DSM 4481 = NBRC 105725 genome contains the following:
- a CDS encoding Mor transcription activator family protein, whose amino-acid sequence MEINDDLFGDVQDDSILDHIDDEMESSRFPSLLAELNALLRKELERLGYDPRHSIELVAAISSKIGGMQVYFPRGQVLEQLVRDMRIWRDFQGNNIPQLVERYQVTYKTVYKAIKRMRRLEQRKYQPDLFSKD is encoded by the coding sequence GTGGAAATAAACGACGATCTCTTTGGTGATGTTCAGGACGACAGCATCCTTGACCACATTGACGATGAGATGGAAAGCTCCCGCTTTCCCTCTCTGCTGGCAGAACTCAACGCCCTGCTGCGTAAGGAGCTGGAGAGGCTTGGGTATGACCCGCGCCATTCGATTGAGCTGGTAGCGGCAATCAGCAGTAAAATCGGCGGGATGCAGGTTTACTTCCCGCGCGGCCAGGTACTGGAACAACTGGTCAGAGATATGCGCATCTGGCGTGATTTTCAGGGGAACAACATTCCGCAGCTGGTTGAGCGCTACCAGGTGACCTACAAAACGGTGTATAAAGCTATCAAACGGATGCGGCGACTTGAACAGCGCAAGTATCAACCTGATTTATTTAGCAAGGACTGA
- a CDS encoding gp16 family protein — protein sequence MTRTDAIQLIHIARSQLALDDETYRTLLGSVVTGKSSCRDMTIVELQSVIKALEAKGFKSKPRSSARRRMSSPSAVSKKVRAVWRAMLSDGFIRDGSDAALDRYVQRQTRLRNGGAGVATLEWLRAEAEDNLLESLKQWHIREMKKALHAHNLRLPVNPRSGDAYRDYDTICWAFSEAAKAWK from the coding sequence ATGACGCGAACTGATGCTATCCAGCTGATTCATATCGCCAGAAGCCAGCTGGCGCTTGACGACGAAACCTATCGCACGCTGCTGGGGTCAGTCGTTACGGGTAAATCGAGCTGTCGGGACATGACTATCGTCGAGCTGCAGAGCGTTATCAAAGCGCTGGAGGCAAAGGGTTTTAAAAGCAAGCCGCGCTCCAGCGCCAGGCGCCGGATGTCGTCTCCCTCAGCGGTTAGCAAGAAGGTGCGGGCGGTCTGGCGGGCAATGCTCAGCGACGGCTTTATCAGGGACGGCAGTGACGCCGCGCTGGACCGGTACGTGCAACGGCAGACCCGCTTACGCAACGGCGGTGCCGGGGTGGCAACCCTTGAATGGTTGCGGGCTGAGGCAGAAGATAACCTGCTTGAGAGCCTGAAGCAGTGGCACATACGTGAGATGAAAAAGGCACTGCATGCGCACAATCTGCGCCTGCCTGTAAACCCACGCTCCGGTGACGCGTATCGCGATTACGATACCATCTGCTGGGCGTTTTCAGAGGCGGCGAAAGCGTGGAAATAA
- a CDS encoding DUF3164 family protein yields MTTANTIPAGYRINAQGHYVPESQVKPLDKLRDDVVLRIIEAAKKQRQAMAEFKLQAMSEVADFIDVSAAEYGVEYGGTKGNVTLVSFDGRYKLVRAVGEHRVFDERIQAAKTLIDTCISEWSGGADEKIMALVDHAFRVNKQGKIDINQVLGLRQLNIDDIKWNEAMDAVADAIQVTGTSQYLRLYERQADGGYQQISLDLAKL; encoded by the coding sequence ATGACTACAGCAAATACCATACCGGCAGGATACCGTATTAATGCCCAGGGGCATTATGTGCCAGAGTCGCAGGTTAAGCCGTTAGATAAGCTGCGGGATGATGTCGTCCTACGCATTATTGAAGCCGCTAAAAAGCAGCGTCAGGCTATGGCCGAGTTTAAGCTGCAGGCGATGTCAGAGGTGGCCGACTTTATCGACGTCTCTGCCGCCGAGTATGGCGTGGAGTACGGCGGCACCAAGGGCAACGTCACTCTGGTCAGTTTTGATGGCCGTTACAAGCTGGTTCGCGCTGTCGGTGAACATCGCGTTTTTGATGAGCGCATTCAGGCTGCGAAGACGCTGATTGACACCTGCATCAGCGAATGGTCAGGCGGTGCCGATGAAAAAATCATGGCGCTCGTCGATCATGCCTTCCGGGTCAACAAGCAGGGGAAAATTGATATTAACCAGGTGCTCGGGCTGCGGCAGTTGAACATTGACGATATTAAATGGAATGAGGCAATGGATGCCGTGGCTGATGCCATTCAGGTGACGGGCACAAGTCAGTATCTGCGTCTTTATGAGCGTCAGGCAGATGGCGGATATCAGCAGATATCGCTGGATTTAGCCAAGCTCTGA